Proteins encoded in a region of the Scatophagus argus isolate fScaArg1 chromosome 1, fScaArg1.pri, whole genome shotgun sequence genome:
- the scml2 gene encoding polycomb protein SCMH1 isoform X1 has protein sequence MGRTPHRDQKEEKERRSSITAGSALDKSNEPFSWEDYLRETSSIAASPTCFKQSRVPPTNDFKAGMKLEARDPRNSNSVCIATVMGMMGTRLRLRLDGSDNTNDFWRLVDSSDIQPIGTCERNGDMLQPPLGFRMNASSWPMFLLRTLSGAEMAPASAFKKEPASPAKNYFQPGMKLEAVDRKNPYLICPATVGEVRGQEIFIMFDGWRGAFDYWCPFDSRDIFPVGWCTLTKHSLQPPGNFFTLPGALLAPVSSTSSALTTRRSSSNSSSSMQMSYRLPNPLPPLPVRKGVRGRRPKSQTIALLKAAAEAAAAAAVNGASQSPARTGSEAQLAPRPHKKRGPKPKNKKKPRVVQSLGAPSVTAPPPETRLSSSHVSADNNHSNGSSVVCTVCVYVNKHGDYGPHLDRNLVQQLPDHFGPAPVNAVLQQAVQACVDCTYQPSVLLSFLQSQSHTGGEVIRVRSEHGIRYVKLPSASSTSSVLRFLENMCQHLESDSLFSSQPFSPFNNNTRFYNRTKSEPLSHTENGVSNDDPTKDPAPSTRSLHTTSDYRTTKKERPYYPGQTHTPPPLRRVSSNPTELGPVCAHRRVEAASSTTGPDHLKQDKEGSVNDASSWSVDDVIRFVQEADPHTLGPHVELFRKHEIDGKALMLLRSDIIMKYMGLKLGPALKLCHHIEKLKQAKQ, from the exons ATGGGCCGAACACCACACAGAG AtcaaaaagaggagaaggagagacgAAGCAGCATCACAGCAGGATCTGCCCTTGATAAATCTAACG AACCATTCAGTTGGGAAGACTATCTGAGAGAAACGTCCTCCATTGCAGCGTCGCCCACTTGTTTCAAACAG TCCAGAGTCCCCCCCACCAATGACTTTAAAGCAGGTATGAAACTTGAGGCCCGGGACCCCCGCAACTCTAACTCTGTGTGCATTGCAACGGTGATGGGCATGATGGGTACGCGTCTGCGTCTGCGCCTGGACGGTAGTGACAACACCAACGACTTCTGGAGACTGGTCGACTCGTCAGACATCCAACCAATAGGAACGTGCGAGAGGAACGGGGACATGCTGCAGCCACCGCTGG GTTTCAGGATGAACGCCTCCTCGTGGCCCATGTTCCTCCTGCGGACTCTGAGTGGGGCAGAGATGGCTCCCGCCTCTGCTTTTAAAAAG gAACCAGCCAGCCCGGCTAAAAACTACTTCCAGCCCGGTATGAAGCTGGAGGCGGTGGACAGGAAGAACCCTTACCTGATTTGCCCTGCCACAGtgggagaggtcagaggtcaggagATTTTCATCATGTTTGACGGCTGGCGAGGTGCCTTTGACTACTGGTGCCCCTTCGATTCGAGAGACATCTTCCCTGTCGGCTGGTGCACCCTGACAAAACACAGCTTACAGCCCCCCGGGAACTTCT TTACCCTTCCTGGCGCTCTCCTCGCTCCCGTCTCTTCCACCTCATCCGCCCTCACTACTCGACGCTCCTCttccaactcctcctcctccatgcagATGTCATACCGACTGCCCAACCCTTTGCCCCCTCTCCCCGTGCGTAAGGGTGTCCGAGGTCGTCGTCCCAAATCCCAGACTATTGCTTTGTTAAAGGCAGCGGCTGAAGCtgcggcggcagcagcagtaaaTGGAGCATCACAGAGCCCTGCCAGAACTGGCTCTGAGGCTCAACTGGCCCCCAGACCACACAAGAAGAGAGGGCCCAAGCCTAAGAACAAG aAGAAACCTCGGGTGGTGCAGTCCCTCGGGGCACCATCAGTTACAGCTCCGCCTCCAGAGACCCGACTCAGCTCAAGCCACGTCTCAGCAGACAACAACCACAGCAACGGCTCAAGTGTGGTTTGCACAG tgtgcGTCTATGTGAATAAGCACGGTGACTATGGCCCGCACCTTGACCGTAATCTGGTGCAGCAGCTCCCGGACCACTTTGGTCCAGCTCCAGTCAACGCAGTGCTTCAGCAGGCGGTTCAGGCCTGCGTGGACTGTACGTACCAGCCCTCAGTGCTGCTGTCGTTCTTACAGAGCCAGTCTCACACAGGAGGAGAGGTCATCAGAG TACGGTCAGAACACGGTATCCGCTACGTGAAGCTGCCCTCTGCCTCCAGTACGTCTTCTGTGCTGCGGTTCCTGGAGAACATGTGCCAACATCTGGAGAGTGACAGTCTGTTCAGCTCGCAGCCGTTCAGCCCCTTCAACAACAACACTCGTTTCTACAACAGGACCAAGTCAG AACCACTGTCTCACACAGAGAACGGCGTGTCCAATGACGATCCTACGAAAGATCCCGCTCCCAGCACTCGCTCCCTTCACACCACGTCAGACTACAGAACAACAAAGAAGGAGCGGCCATATTACCCTGGGCAGACACACACGCCGCCTCCTCTGCGACGCGTCAGCTCCAACCCGACCGAACTTGGCccagtgtgtgcacacagacgaGTGGAAG cagctaGCTCAACAACAGGCCCAGACCATTTGAAACAGGACAAGGAGGGTTCAGTGAACGACGCTTCTTCCTGGTCAGTTGACGATGTCATCCGGTTTGTCCAAGAGGCTGATCCTCACACTCTTGGCCCACACGTCGAACTCTTCAGGAAACAC gagaTTGATGGCAaagctctgatgctgctgcgtAGTGATATCATTATGAAGTACATGGGATTGAAACTGGGCCCGGCGCTCAAACTCTGTCATCATATCGAGAAGCTGAAACAGGCCAAACAATAG
- the scml2 gene encoding polycomb protein SCMH1 isoform X4 → MGRTPHRDQKEEKERRSSITAGSALDKSNEPFSWEDYLRETSSIAASPTCFKQSRVPPTNDFKAGMKLEARDPRNSNSVCIATVMGMMGTRLRLRLDGSDNTNDFWRLVDSSDIQPIGTCERNGDMLQPPLGFRMNASSWPMFLLRTLSGAEMAPASAFKKEPASPAKNYFQPGMKLEAVDRKNPYLICPATVGEVRGQEIFIMFDGWRGAFDYWCPFDSRDIFPVGWCTLTKHSLQPPGNFFTLPGALLAPVSSTSSALTTRRSSSNSSSSMQMSYRLPNPLPPLPVRKGVRGRRPKSQTIALLKAAAEAAAAAAVNGASQSPARTGSEAQLAPRPHKKRGPKPKNKKKPRVVQSLGAPSVTAPPPETRLSSSHVSADNNHSNGSSVVCTVCVYVNKHGDYGPHLDRNLVQQLPDHFGPAPVNAVLQQAVQACVDCTYQPSVLLSFLQSQSHTGGEVIRVRSEHGIRYVKLPSASSTSSVLRFLENMCQHLESDSLFSSQPFSPFNNNTRFYNRTKSENGVSNDDPTKDPAPSTRSLHTTSDYRTTKKERPYYPGQTHTPPPLRRVSSNPTELGPVCAHRRVEAASSTTGPDHLKQDKEGSVNDASSWSVDDVIRFVQEADPHTLGPHVELFRKHEIDGKALMLLRSDIIMKYMGLKLGPALKLCHHIEKLKQAKQ, encoded by the exons ATGGGCCGAACACCACACAGAG AtcaaaaagaggagaaggagagacgAAGCAGCATCACAGCAGGATCTGCCCTTGATAAATCTAACG AACCATTCAGTTGGGAAGACTATCTGAGAGAAACGTCCTCCATTGCAGCGTCGCCCACTTGTTTCAAACAG TCCAGAGTCCCCCCCACCAATGACTTTAAAGCAGGTATGAAACTTGAGGCCCGGGACCCCCGCAACTCTAACTCTGTGTGCATTGCAACGGTGATGGGCATGATGGGTACGCGTCTGCGTCTGCGCCTGGACGGTAGTGACAACACCAACGACTTCTGGAGACTGGTCGACTCGTCAGACATCCAACCAATAGGAACGTGCGAGAGGAACGGGGACATGCTGCAGCCACCGCTGG GTTTCAGGATGAACGCCTCCTCGTGGCCCATGTTCCTCCTGCGGACTCTGAGTGGGGCAGAGATGGCTCCCGCCTCTGCTTTTAAAAAG gAACCAGCCAGCCCGGCTAAAAACTACTTCCAGCCCGGTATGAAGCTGGAGGCGGTGGACAGGAAGAACCCTTACCTGATTTGCCCTGCCACAGtgggagaggtcagaggtcaggagATTTTCATCATGTTTGACGGCTGGCGAGGTGCCTTTGACTACTGGTGCCCCTTCGATTCGAGAGACATCTTCCCTGTCGGCTGGTGCACCCTGACAAAACACAGCTTACAGCCCCCCGGGAACTTCT TTACCCTTCCTGGCGCTCTCCTCGCTCCCGTCTCTTCCACCTCATCCGCCCTCACTACTCGACGCTCCTCttccaactcctcctcctccatgcagATGTCATACCGACTGCCCAACCCTTTGCCCCCTCTCCCCGTGCGTAAGGGTGTCCGAGGTCGTCGTCCCAAATCCCAGACTATTGCTTTGTTAAAGGCAGCGGCTGAAGCtgcggcggcagcagcagtaaaTGGAGCATCACAGAGCCCTGCCAGAACTGGCTCTGAGGCTCAACTGGCCCCCAGACCACACAAGAAGAGAGGGCCCAAGCCTAAGAACAAG aAGAAACCTCGGGTGGTGCAGTCCCTCGGGGCACCATCAGTTACAGCTCCGCCTCCAGAGACCCGACTCAGCTCAAGCCACGTCTCAGCAGACAACAACCACAGCAACGGCTCAAGTGTGGTTTGCACAG tgtgcGTCTATGTGAATAAGCACGGTGACTATGGCCCGCACCTTGACCGTAATCTGGTGCAGCAGCTCCCGGACCACTTTGGTCCAGCTCCAGTCAACGCAGTGCTTCAGCAGGCGGTTCAGGCCTGCGTGGACTGTACGTACCAGCCCTCAGTGCTGCTGTCGTTCTTACAGAGCCAGTCTCACACAGGAGGAGAGGTCATCAGAG TACGGTCAGAACACGGTATCCGCTACGTGAAGCTGCCCTCTGCCTCCAGTACGTCTTCTGTGCTGCGGTTCCTGGAGAACATGTGCCAACATCTGGAGAGTGACAGTCTGTTCAGCTCGCAGCCGTTCAGCCCCTTCAACAACAACACTCGTTTCTACAACAGGACCAAGTCAG AGAACGGCGTGTCCAATGACGATCCTACGAAAGATCCCGCTCCCAGCACTCGCTCCCTTCACACCACGTCAGACTACAGAACAACAAAGAAGGAGCGGCCATATTACCCTGGGCAGACACACACGCCGCCTCCTCTGCGACGCGTCAGCTCCAACCCGACCGAACTTGGCccagtgtgtgcacacagacgaGTGGAAG cagctaGCTCAACAACAGGCCCAGACCATTTGAAACAGGACAAGGAGGGTTCAGTGAACGACGCTTCTTCCTGGTCAGTTGACGATGTCATCCGGTTTGTCCAAGAGGCTGATCCTCACACTCTTGGCCCACACGTCGAACTCTTCAGGAAACAC gagaTTGATGGCAaagctctgatgctgctgcgtAGTGATATCATTATGAAGTACATGGGATTGAAACTGGGCCCGGCGCTCAAACTCTGTCATCATATCGAGAAGCTGAAACAGGCCAAACAATAG
- the scml2 gene encoding polycomb protein SCMH1 isoform X3: MGRTPHRDQKEEKERRSSITAGSALDKSNEPFSWEDYLRETSSIAASPTCFKQSRVPPTNDFKAGMKLEARDPRNSNSVCIATVMGMMGTRLRLRLDGSDNTNDFWRLVDSSDIQPIGTCERNGDMLQPPLGFRMNASSWPMFLLRTLSGAEMAPASAFKKEPASPAKNYFQPGMKLEAVDRKNPYLICPATVGEVRGQEIFIMFDGWRGAFDYWCPFDSRDIFPVGWCTLTKHSLQPPGNFFTLPGALLAPVSSTSSALTTRRSSSNSSSSMQMSYRLPNPLPPLPVRKGVRGRRPKSQTIALLKAAAEAAAAAAVNGASQSPARTGSEAQLAPRPHKKRGPKPKNKKPRVVQSLGAPSVTAPPPETRLSSSHVSADNNHSNGSSVVCTVCVYVNKHGDYGPHLDRNLVQQLPDHFGPAPVNAVLQQAVQACVDCTYQPSVLLSFLQSQSHTGGEVIRVRSEHGIRYVKLPSASSTSSVLRFLENMCQHLESDSLFSSQPFSPFNNNTRFYNRTKSEPLSHTENGVSNDDPTKDPAPSTRSLHTTSDYRTTKKERPYYPGQTHTPPPLRRVSSNPTELGPVCAHRRVEAASSTTGPDHLKQDKEGSVNDASSWSVDDVIRFVQEADPHTLGPHVELFRKHEIDGKALMLLRSDIIMKYMGLKLGPALKLCHHIEKLKQAKQ; this comes from the exons ATGGGCCGAACACCACACAGAG AtcaaaaagaggagaaggagagacgAAGCAGCATCACAGCAGGATCTGCCCTTGATAAATCTAACG AACCATTCAGTTGGGAAGACTATCTGAGAGAAACGTCCTCCATTGCAGCGTCGCCCACTTGTTTCAAACAG TCCAGAGTCCCCCCCACCAATGACTTTAAAGCAGGTATGAAACTTGAGGCCCGGGACCCCCGCAACTCTAACTCTGTGTGCATTGCAACGGTGATGGGCATGATGGGTACGCGTCTGCGTCTGCGCCTGGACGGTAGTGACAACACCAACGACTTCTGGAGACTGGTCGACTCGTCAGACATCCAACCAATAGGAACGTGCGAGAGGAACGGGGACATGCTGCAGCCACCGCTGG GTTTCAGGATGAACGCCTCCTCGTGGCCCATGTTCCTCCTGCGGACTCTGAGTGGGGCAGAGATGGCTCCCGCCTCTGCTTTTAAAAAG gAACCAGCCAGCCCGGCTAAAAACTACTTCCAGCCCGGTATGAAGCTGGAGGCGGTGGACAGGAAGAACCCTTACCTGATTTGCCCTGCCACAGtgggagaggtcagaggtcaggagATTTTCATCATGTTTGACGGCTGGCGAGGTGCCTTTGACTACTGGTGCCCCTTCGATTCGAGAGACATCTTCCCTGTCGGCTGGTGCACCCTGACAAAACACAGCTTACAGCCCCCCGGGAACTTCT TTACCCTTCCTGGCGCTCTCCTCGCTCCCGTCTCTTCCACCTCATCCGCCCTCACTACTCGACGCTCCTCttccaactcctcctcctccatgcagATGTCATACCGACTGCCCAACCCTTTGCCCCCTCTCCCCGTGCGTAAGGGTGTCCGAGGTCGTCGTCCCAAATCCCAGACTATTGCTTTGTTAAAGGCAGCGGCTGAAGCtgcggcggcagcagcagtaaaTGGAGCATCACAGAGCCCTGCCAGAACTGGCTCTGAGGCTCAACTGGCCCCCAGACCACACAAGAAGAGAGGGCCCAAGCCTAAGAACAAG AAACCTCGGGTGGTGCAGTCCCTCGGGGCACCATCAGTTACAGCTCCGCCTCCAGAGACCCGACTCAGCTCAAGCCACGTCTCAGCAGACAACAACCACAGCAACGGCTCAAGTGTGGTTTGCACAG tgtgcGTCTATGTGAATAAGCACGGTGACTATGGCCCGCACCTTGACCGTAATCTGGTGCAGCAGCTCCCGGACCACTTTGGTCCAGCTCCAGTCAACGCAGTGCTTCAGCAGGCGGTTCAGGCCTGCGTGGACTGTACGTACCAGCCCTCAGTGCTGCTGTCGTTCTTACAGAGCCAGTCTCACACAGGAGGAGAGGTCATCAGAG TACGGTCAGAACACGGTATCCGCTACGTGAAGCTGCCCTCTGCCTCCAGTACGTCTTCTGTGCTGCGGTTCCTGGAGAACATGTGCCAACATCTGGAGAGTGACAGTCTGTTCAGCTCGCAGCCGTTCAGCCCCTTCAACAACAACACTCGTTTCTACAACAGGACCAAGTCAG AACCACTGTCTCACACAGAGAACGGCGTGTCCAATGACGATCCTACGAAAGATCCCGCTCCCAGCACTCGCTCCCTTCACACCACGTCAGACTACAGAACAACAAAGAAGGAGCGGCCATATTACCCTGGGCAGACACACACGCCGCCTCCTCTGCGACGCGTCAGCTCCAACCCGACCGAACTTGGCccagtgtgtgcacacagacgaGTGGAAG cagctaGCTCAACAACAGGCCCAGACCATTTGAAACAGGACAAGGAGGGTTCAGTGAACGACGCTTCTTCCTGGTCAGTTGACGATGTCATCCGGTTTGTCCAAGAGGCTGATCCTCACACTCTTGGCCCACACGTCGAACTCTTCAGGAAACAC gagaTTGATGGCAaagctctgatgctgctgcgtAGTGATATCATTATGAAGTACATGGGATTGAAACTGGGCCCGGCGCTCAAACTCTGTCATCATATCGAGAAGCTGAAACAGGCCAAACAATAG
- the scml2 gene encoding polycomb protein SCMH1 isoform X2 — translation MGRTPHRDQKEEKERRSSITAGSALDKSNEPFSWEDYLRETSSIAASPTCFKQSRVPPTNDFKAGMKLEARDPRNSNSVCIATVMGMMGTRLRLRLDGSDNTNDFWRLVDSSDIQPIGTCERNGDMLQPPLGFRMNASSWPMFLLRTLSGAEMAPASAFKKEPASPAKNYFQPGMKLEAVDRKNPYLICPATVGEVRGQEIFIMFDGWRGAFDYWCPFDSRDIFPVGWCTLTKHSLQPPGNFFTLPGALLAPVSSTSSALTTRRSSSNSSSSMQMSYRLPNPLPPLPVRKGVRGRRPKSQTIALLKAAAEAAAAAAVNGASQSPARTGSEAQLAPRPHKKRGPKPKNKKKPRVVQSLGAPSVTAPPPETRLSSSHVSADNNHSNGSSVVCTVCVYVNKHGDYGPHLDRNLVQQLPDHFGPAPVNAVLQQAVQACVDCTYQPSVLLSFLQSQSHTGGEVIRVRSEHGIRYVKLPSASSTSSVLRFLENMCQHLESDSLFSSQPFSPFNNNTRFYNRTKSEPLSHTENGVSNDDPTKDPAPSTRSLHTTSDYRTTKKERPYYPGQTHTPPPLRRVSSNPTELGPVCAHRRVEASSTTGPDHLKQDKEGSVNDASSWSVDDVIRFVQEADPHTLGPHVELFRKHEIDGKALMLLRSDIIMKYMGLKLGPALKLCHHIEKLKQAKQ, via the exons ATGGGCCGAACACCACACAGAG AtcaaaaagaggagaaggagagacgAAGCAGCATCACAGCAGGATCTGCCCTTGATAAATCTAACG AACCATTCAGTTGGGAAGACTATCTGAGAGAAACGTCCTCCATTGCAGCGTCGCCCACTTGTTTCAAACAG TCCAGAGTCCCCCCCACCAATGACTTTAAAGCAGGTATGAAACTTGAGGCCCGGGACCCCCGCAACTCTAACTCTGTGTGCATTGCAACGGTGATGGGCATGATGGGTACGCGTCTGCGTCTGCGCCTGGACGGTAGTGACAACACCAACGACTTCTGGAGACTGGTCGACTCGTCAGACATCCAACCAATAGGAACGTGCGAGAGGAACGGGGACATGCTGCAGCCACCGCTGG GTTTCAGGATGAACGCCTCCTCGTGGCCCATGTTCCTCCTGCGGACTCTGAGTGGGGCAGAGATGGCTCCCGCCTCTGCTTTTAAAAAG gAACCAGCCAGCCCGGCTAAAAACTACTTCCAGCCCGGTATGAAGCTGGAGGCGGTGGACAGGAAGAACCCTTACCTGATTTGCCCTGCCACAGtgggagaggtcagaggtcaggagATTTTCATCATGTTTGACGGCTGGCGAGGTGCCTTTGACTACTGGTGCCCCTTCGATTCGAGAGACATCTTCCCTGTCGGCTGGTGCACCCTGACAAAACACAGCTTACAGCCCCCCGGGAACTTCT TTACCCTTCCTGGCGCTCTCCTCGCTCCCGTCTCTTCCACCTCATCCGCCCTCACTACTCGACGCTCCTCttccaactcctcctcctccatgcagATGTCATACCGACTGCCCAACCCTTTGCCCCCTCTCCCCGTGCGTAAGGGTGTCCGAGGTCGTCGTCCCAAATCCCAGACTATTGCTTTGTTAAAGGCAGCGGCTGAAGCtgcggcggcagcagcagtaaaTGGAGCATCACAGAGCCCTGCCAGAACTGGCTCTGAGGCTCAACTGGCCCCCAGACCACACAAGAAGAGAGGGCCCAAGCCTAAGAACAAG aAGAAACCTCGGGTGGTGCAGTCCCTCGGGGCACCATCAGTTACAGCTCCGCCTCCAGAGACCCGACTCAGCTCAAGCCACGTCTCAGCAGACAACAACCACAGCAACGGCTCAAGTGTGGTTTGCACAG tgtgcGTCTATGTGAATAAGCACGGTGACTATGGCCCGCACCTTGACCGTAATCTGGTGCAGCAGCTCCCGGACCACTTTGGTCCAGCTCCAGTCAACGCAGTGCTTCAGCAGGCGGTTCAGGCCTGCGTGGACTGTACGTACCAGCCCTCAGTGCTGCTGTCGTTCTTACAGAGCCAGTCTCACACAGGAGGAGAGGTCATCAGAG TACGGTCAGAACACGGTATCCGCTACGTGAAGCTGCCCTCTGCCTCCAGTACGTCTTCTGTGCTGCGGTTCCTGGAGAACATGTGCCAACATCTGGAGAGTGACAGTCTGTTCAGCTCGCAGCCGTTCAGCCCCTTCAACAACAACACTCGTTTCTACAACAGGACCAAGTCAG AACCACTGTCTCACACAGAGAACGGCGTGTCCAATGACGATCCTACGAAAGATCCCGCTCCCAGCACTCGCTCCCTTCACACCACGTCAGACTACAGAACAACAAAGAAGGAGCGGCCATATTACCCTGGGCAGACACACACGCCGCCTCCTCTGCGACGCGTCAGCTCCAACCCGACCGAACTTGGCccagtgtgtgcacacagacgaGTGGAAG ctaGCTCAACAACAGGCCCAGACCATTTGAAACAGGACAAGGAGGGTTCAGTGAACGACGCTTCTTCCTGGTCAGTTGACGATGTCATCCGGTTTGTCCAAGAGGCTGATCCTCACACTCTTGGCCCACACGTCGAACTCTTCAGGAAACAC gagaTTGATGGCAaagctctgatgctgctgcgtAGTGATATCATTATGAAGTACATGGGATTGAAACTGGGCCCGGCGCTCAAACTCTGTCATCATATCGAGAAGCTGAAACAGGCCAAACAATAG